Proteins encoded in a region of the Nicotiana tomentosiformis chromosome 9, ASM39032v3, whole genome shotgun sequence genome:
- the LOC138898798 gene encoding uncharacterized protein, with protein MELPWVVGGDFNVILHEDEKIGSKPVHAPYEDFAFSVNSSGLFDVGFKGSPFAWWNGRPNVEYIFKILDRIFVNIPFQNLFPAIEVEHLLRTGSDHAPLFLSCGQQAINYVVRQNWHAGLIGDHFLMFKQKLKKVKSALSKWSKATYGDIFKQLVILEDIVKVKEMPFEEEPTIDNRIVLQKAQAELKKYLNIEEQYWKQKARMTWFAEVGRNTSFFHNHVNGKSKKLQLKRIKNEDGDWVEDQDQMANVVVDFYQRQLSKEAGPTGFTLLNNVPSMVTMEQNLEICRYPILEEVKGVVF; from the exons AAGATTGGTAGCAAGCCAGTACATGCTCCTTATGAGGACTTTGCCTTTAGTGTCAACTCTAGTGGGTTGTTTGATGTAGGGTTCAAGGGGAGTCCTTTCGCTTGGTGGAATGGTAGACCTAATGTTGAGTACATTTTCAAAATATTGGATAGGATTTTTGTGAACATACCATTTCAAAATCTGTTCCCTGCAATTGAAGTGGAACATTTGTTAAGAACAGGTTCTGATCATGCACCTTTGTTCTTAAGTTGTGGACAACAGGCCATAAATTAT GTGGTGAGGCAAAACTGGCATGCTGGCCTTATAGGTGATCATTTTCTCATGTTTAAACAAAAGTTGAAGAAGGTGAAAAGTGCACTATCCAAATGGAGCAAAGCCACATATGGAGACATCTTCAAGCAATTAGTAATACTGGAAGATATTGTAAAGGTGAAGGAGATGCCTTTTGAGGAGGAACCAACCATTGACAATAGAATTGTTCTCCAAAAGGCTCAAGCAGAATTGAAAAAGTATCTCAACATTGAGGAACAATATTGGAAGCAAAAGGCAAGAATGACATGGTTTGCTGAGGTAGGCAGAAACACTAGTTTCTTTCACAACCATGTCAATGGCAAGAGTAAGAAGCTTCAATTAAAGAGGATCAAGAATGAAGATGGGGACTGGGTTGAAGATCAGGATCAAATGGCAAATGTGGTAGTGGATTTCTATCAGAGACAGCTCTCTAAAGAGGCTGGTCCTACTGGTTTCACTTTGTTAAACAATGTACCTTCTATGGTTACTATGGAGCAGAATCTAGAGATTTGTAGGTATCCAATACTTGAGGAGGTCAAGGGAGTTGTTTTTTAA